The following coding sequences are from one Lycium ferocissimum isolate CSIRO_LF1 chromosome 3, AGI_CSIRO_Lferr_CH_V1, whole genome shotgun sequence window:
- the LOC132049942 gene encoding probable LRR receptor-like serine/threonine-protein kinase At2g16250, translating into MMYQLGKVCYIFFMLLLLFDSAFELSWGDERLALLQLRSSLGLRAKEWPIKGNHCSNWKGITCKNGRITEINISGFKRTRNGNQNPQFLVDALQNLTLLESFNASNFALPGSIPDWFGIRLVFLQVLDLRFCSITGVIPSTLGNSSSLIVLYLSNNGLSGMVPSSLSQLSSLSVLDLSNNSLVGSIPASLGSLGNLTLLDMSSNNLSGAIPPVIGTLSKLKFLNLSNNSISSLIPAQLGDLSSLVDLDLSLNSLAGVVPNDLRGLRNLRRMKIGKNSLSGLLPGHLFVPLSQLQFLETDHNNFTGSLPDVFWSMPGLQFLDASANNFTGTLSTLGSNVKFPSAVVNLSQNMFYGNLPPVLRRVSFLDLSDNYFQGKVPEYGQRTVSLNRNCLQRLGSQRNTSECASFYNERGLIFDNFGVPNAIEPPFPKSDTKSHKNVITLAAVLGGIGFIAIVIIFIMMLIFCCCKRGVTNQKVTVVEPVPASASPSGASMNFSNLGEAFNYQQILKTTGEFSDANLIKHGHSGDLFRGILEGGIHVVVKRIVKKEAYLLELDLFSKVSHSRVVPLLGHCLENENEKFLVYKYMPNGDLSSSLFRKNNSDDHSLQSLDWITRLKIAIGAAEGLSYLHHECYPPLVHRDIQASSILLDDKFEVRLGSLNEVYAQEGDTYHNRISRLLRLPQTSEQGASGSPNATCAYDVYCFGKVLLELVTGKLGISASSDDTMKEWLEKTLSCISIYDKDLVTNIVDPSLVVDEDLLEEVWAMAIVAKSCLNPKPLRRPLMRYILKALENPLKVVREEYTSSERLRATSSKGSWNATLFGSWLHSSSDVAAADKVERASSFKRSATTGSRESGQSFSARRHSKEIFPEPLDVQDVTRTRDE; encoded by the exons atgaTGTACCAACTGGGCAAAGTATGTTACATTTTTTTCATgcttttattgttgtttgattctGCATTTGAGTTGAGTTGGGGAGATGAGAGATTGGCTTTACTTCAACTAAGATCTTCTTTAGGATTAAGAGCCAAAGAATGGCCTATAAAGGGTAACCATTGTTCAAATTGGAAAGGTATTACTTGCAAGAATGGTAGAATTACTGAAATAAACATCTCTGGTTTTAAACGTACCCGAAATGGGaatcaaaatcctcaattcttGGTTGATGCTCTTCAAAATTTGACTCTTTTGGAGTCATTTAATGCATCAAATTTTGCACTTCCAGGTTCTATACCTGATTGGTTTGGTATTAGGCTTGTATTTTTACAGGTTCTTGATCTTAGGTTCTGTTCAATTACTGGTGTTATTCCATCCACTCTTGGTAATTCGAGTAGTTTAATTGTTTTATACTTGTCAAATAATGGTCTTAGTGGAATGGTGCCTTCAAGTTTGAgtcaactttcaagtctttcagTTCTTGATCTTTCAAATAATTCACTTGTTGGGTCAATTCCTGCATCACTTGGGTCACTTGGGAACCTTACTTTGCTTGATATGTCGTCGAATAATTTGTCCGGGGCGATTCCTCCTGTCATTGGGACTTTATCTAagttgaaattcttgaatctttCTAATAACAGTATATCTTCTTTGATACCTGCCCAACTCGGTGACCTTTCGAGTCTGGTTGACCTTGATCTCAGCTTAAATAGTCTAGCTGGAGTAGTGCCTAATGATTTAAGAGGATTAAGGAACTTACGACGAATGAAAATCGGGAAGAATTCTCTATCTGGTTTATTGCCTGGTCACCTGTTTGTTCCTCTAAGCCAGCTGCAGTTCTTGGAAACAGACCATAATAATTTTACTGGCAGTCTTCCTGATGTATTCTGGTCAATGCCCGGGTTGCAATTTCTTGATGCCTCTGCGAATAACTTTACTGGTACTCTGTCTACTCTTGGCTCAAATGTAAAGTTCCCGAGTGCAGTGGTTAACCTTTCTCAGAATATGTTTTATGGGAATCTGCCGCCTGTACTTAGGAGAGTCAGTTTTCTGGATCTATCAGACAATTATTTCCAAGGCAAAGTTCCTGAGTACGGGCAAAGGACCGTGTCCCTTAATAGAAATTGCCTACAAAGATTGGGAAGTCAAAGGAATACAAGTGAATGTGCATCTTTCTATAATGAGCGGGGCttgatatttgataattttGGAGTGCCAAATGCCATTGAGCCTCCGTTTCCTAAATCTGACACGAAGAGTCACAAAAATGTAATCACATTAGCTGCTGTTCTAGGGGGTATCGGATTTATTGCTATAGTGATAATCTTTATAATGATGCTGATTTTTTGTTGCTGCAAGAGGGGTGTGACAAATCAAAAGGTCACTGTTGTGGAGCCTGTTCCTGCTAGTGCAAGTCCTTCTGGAGCATCaatgaatttttcaaatttaggAGAAGCATTTAACTACCAGCAGATCCTTAAAACAACCGGTGAATTCAGTGATGCAAATCTTATTAAACATGGACATTCAGGTGATCTTTTCCGTGGTATCCTGGAAGGTGGGATTCATGTAGTTGTTAAAAGAATTGTTAAAAAGGAAGCATACTTATTAGAATTGGACTTGTTCAGCAAAGTTTCTCATTCTAGAGTAGTCCCTCTTTTAGGACACTGtttggaaaatgaaaatgaaaagtttCTGGTATACAAATATATGCCAAATGGAGATCTCTCTAGTTCTTTGTTCAGAAAAAACAATTCAGATGATCATAGTTTGCAGTCACTTGATTGGATAACGAGACTGAAAATTGCTATTGGAGCTGCCGAGGGTTTGTCTTATCTGCATCATGAATGTTATCCGCCTCTTGTGCACAG AGATATCCAAGCAAGCAGCATACTTCTTGATGATAAATTTGAAGTTCGGTTAGGGAGTTTGAATGAGGTCTATGCACAAGAAGGAGACACCTATCACAACAGGATTTCCAGGTTGCTGCGGCTGCCACA AACATCGGAACAAGGCGCATCAG GTAGCCCTAATGCCACTTGTGCATACGACGTTTATTGTTTCGGCAAGGTTTTGCTTGAGCTAGTAACCGGAAAGTTGGGTATTAGTGCATCTAGTGATGATACCATGAAGGAGTGGTTGGAGAAAACACTGTCTTGCATTAGTATATATGACAAGGATCTCGTAACAAACATAGTAGATCCTTCCCTAGTCGTAGACGAAGATTTATTAGAGGAAGTATGGGCCATGGCTATTGTTGCCAAATCTTGTCTCAATCCCAAACCTTTGAGGAGACCATTAATGAGATATATCCTTAAAGCTTTGGAAAATCCGTTGAAGGTAGTAAGGGAAGAATACACTAGCTCCGAACGACTTAGAGCAACTTCATCCAAAGGGTCGTGGAATGCTACTCTATTTGGGAGCTGGCTTCACAGCTCTTCAGATGTAGCAGCGGCTGATAAGGTGGAACGTGCAAGTAGTTTTAAACGGTCAGCAACTACGGGGTCTCGTGAAAGTGGTCAGTCTTTCTCAGCTAGACGACACTCAAAGGAGATTTTTCCCGAGCCATTGGATGTGCAAGATGTGACGAGAACGCGTGATGAATAG